The proteins below are encoded in one region of Castor canadensis chromosome 6, mCasCan1.hap1v2, whole genome shotgun sequence:
- the LOC141424262 gene encoding vomeronasal type-2 receptor 116-like, producing MDFAIEEINKNPLLLQNMSLGFDIYNVLHTEWRTLEPPFLWLFLSDKVVPNYNCRRESKSVAALTGPSRITSANTGTLLQLYKIPQLTFGSFDPILSDHDKFTSLYQMAPKETSVVLGMVSLMLHFRWTWVGLFISEDHRGFQMLSDLREEMDKHRICVAFVEMIPVSTVSFFPKTWSKHHQVIKSSANVIILYGDSDFLEVLMNTLREILMTGKVWILNSQWDVIRSHIHLILDSFHGQLIFSHHHGDISGFRNFIQSANPSKYPDDFYLVSLFLVFLNCSFSESQCGTYKKCPHNASLTWLPGNRFETAMSEESYNIYNAVYAVAHTLHEMLLHQIQMQTVGNGKWMVFSPSQLHPFMKSIQFNNPAGDQVTLDEKRKLEAEYDILNFWNFPEGLRHKVKVGKFSPYGLHGQQLSLHEDLIEWNSRTLENPHSVCSKSCGPGFRNSPQQGKAPCCFDCIPCPDNEISNGTDMDQCVKCADHQYANRDKNHCLQKSVTFLGYEDPLGLALACIAVIFSVLTAAVLVVFMKHRDTPIVKANNRALTYILLISLTFCFLCPLLFIGRPSMATCILQQITFGIVFTVVTSTVMAKTLTVILAFNVTSPGKRMRWLLVSRTPNYLIPICTLIQLTACGIWLGTSPPFIDTDTNSEHGHIIIMCNKGSVVAFYCILGYLIFLAFGSFTVAFLARNLPDTFNEAKFLTFSMLVFCSVWVTFLPVYHSTKGRVMVAVEVFSILASSAGILGFIFGPKCYIILLRPERNTLYGFRNKTHSMYNEGCES from the exons ATGGATTTTGCCATTGAGGAGATCAACAAGAACCCCCTTCTTCTACAGAACATGTCTCTGGGATTTGATATTTATAATGTCCTACACACTGAATGGAGGACATTAGAGCCACCCTTCCTTTGGCTTTTTCTGTCTGACAAAGTTGTTCCTAATTACAACTGTAGAAGAGAGAGCAAATCTGTAGCAGCACTTACAGGACCTTCACGGATAACATCTGCCAATACTGGGACACTGCTGCAGCTCTACAAAATTCCACAG CTTACCTTTGGGTCTTTTGATCCTATCCTGAGTGATCATGACAAGTTCACATCTCTCTATCAGATGGCTCCCAAAGAAACATCTGTGGTCCTTGGCATGGTCTCCTTGATGCTTCATTTCAGATGGACCTGGGTGGGGCTCTTCATTTCAGAAGACCACAGAGGTTTTCAGATGCTCTCAGACCTGAGAGAAGAGATGGACAAGCATAGAATCTGTGTAGCCTTTGTGGAAATGATCCCAGTCTCTACAGTGTCCTTTTTCCCAAAAACCTGGTCAAAACATCACCAGGTTATAAAATCATCAGCAAATGTGATAATCCTTTATGGTGACAGTGATTTCCTGGAAGTTTTAATGAATACTTTGAGGGAGATTTTAATGACAGGCAAAGTCTGGATCCTGAATTCTCAATGGGATGTAATTAGAAGTCATATCCATCTCATTTTAGACTCATTCCATGGACAACTCATTTTTTCACACCACCATGGAGACATTtctggtttcagaaatttcatccAGTCAGCTAACCCTTCCAAATATCCAGATGACTTTTACCTGGTtagtctatttttagtgtttttaaattgCTCATTTTCTGAGTCTCAGTGTGGAACTTATAAGAAATGTCCACACAATGCCTCCTTGACCTGGTTGCCTGGGAATCGTTTTGAAACAGCCATGAGTGAAGAGAGTTACAATATTTACAATGCTGTGTATGCTGTGGCCCACACCCTTCATGAGATGCTACTTCATCAAATCCAAATGCAAACAGTGGGAAATGGAAAGTGGATGGTGTTTTCCCCTTCTCAG CTGCACCCCTTTATGAAGAGCATTCAGTTTAACAACCCTGCAGGAGACCAAGTGACTttggatgagaaaaggaaattggaGGCAGAGTATGACATTCTCAACTTTTGGAATTTTCCAGAAGGTCTTAGACATAAGGTGAAAGTAGGAAAGTTTTCCCCATATGGTCTACATGGTCAACAATTATCTCTACATGAGGATCTGATAGAGTGGAACTCGCGAACTTTAGAG AATCCTCACTCTGTTTGCAGCAAGAGTTGTGGACCTGGATTCAGGAATTCCCCTCAGCAGGGAAAGGCTCCCTGTTGCTTTGATTGCATCCCTTGCCCTGACAATGAGATTTCTAATGGGACAG ACATGGATCAGTGTGTGAAGTGTGCAGATCATCAATATGCAAACCGAGACAAAAACCACTGCCTCCAAAAATCTGTGACCTTTCTGGGTTATGAAGATCCCTTGGGTTTGGCTCTGGCCTGCATCGCTGTGATCTTCTCTGTACTCACAGCTgctgttcttgtggtcttcatgaAACACAGAGACACTCCCATTGTCAAGGCCAATAACAGGGCTCTCACCTACATCCTGCTCATCTCCCTCACCTTCTGCTTTCTCTGTCCCTTGCTCTTCATTGGCCGTCCTAGCATGGCCACCTGCATCCTCCAGCAGATCACATTTGGAATTGTGTTCACAGTGGTTACTTCCACTGTCATGGCCAAAACTCTCACTGTGATTCTGGCATTTAATGTCACGTCTCCAGGGAAAAGGATGAGGTGGCTGTTGGTATCAAGAACACCTAACTACCTTATTCCCATCTGCACACTGATCCAACTGACTGCCTGTGGAATCTGGCTTGGAACTTCTCCACCCTTCATTGACACAGACACAAACTCGGAACACGGCCACATCATCATCATGTGTAACAAGGGATCAGTTGTGGCCTTTTACTGCATCCTGGGATACCTAATTTTCCTGGCTTTTGGGAGCTTCACTGTGGCTTTCCTAGCAAGGAACCTTCCTGACACATTCAATGAAGCCAAGTTCCTGACGTTCAGCATGCTGGTGTTCTGTAGTGTCTGGGTCACCTTCCTCCCTGTCTACCACAGCACCAAGGGAAGGGTCATGGTGGCCGTGGAGGTCTTCTCCATCTTGGCCTCCAGTGCAGGGATCTTAGGCTTCATCTTTGGTCCCAAGTgctacattattttgttaaggccaGAGAGAAACACTCTATATGGCTTCAGGAATAAAACCCATTCTATGTACAATGAGGGTTGTGAAAGTTAA